The region GACGCAACTACGTCCATGATCAAAAAGAAGAAACCCGTTTATATGCTCGCTTGAAGCCCCTTTATGAGGGCAAAAATAGAGAGAACCTGCCTCCACGTCAACTGGCTGACTATACTTTATGGGCTCGAGTCAAACCTTATTTTGAGCGCAAACGAGCCGAAGCCCAAACCAACTACCGACAAGACTCGCTATACTTAGCCGAGGATCTGGCAAATGTCCAGACGCTCAAGAAAGCATTTGGTGTGAGCCGGTTGGATTCGGCCTTATTGCATAGCCCACCCACCACCGACACGACCCTACACAAACTAGCAGGGCGTTATTATCGTGGACTCACCCAGATGAAACTGGGTACTACTGACAGTCTGCTAGCCCGTTATACACGATACAATGCCGAATTGAAAGCGCGGGTTGATTATGCCTACAATTTGGAGGCTAACGAACGGGCCCTGGTAGGCGACAAAGCCGGGGAGTTCTCTCAACGCCATTACGGAAATGCCAACTTAACAAGTCCCCTGGATGGTCATGGCACCTTTCATGGTTCCCACGTGGCAGGTATTATCGCTGCTGACCGTACCAACAAACTGGGTGTCAACGGTATTGCCGACCAGGTCCGTATTCTGTCGGTACGTTGTATTCCCGATGGCGACGAACGGGACAAAGACGTGGCCAATGCCATTCGCTATGCCGTGGACAATGGCGCTCAGATTATTAACATGAGTTTTGGTAAGTATTTCTCGCCTGATAAAGCCTTGGTGGATGAAGCCATGCGGTATGCGGATAAGAAAGGTGTCTTGCTGGTTCATGCGGCTGGCAATGATCACCTGAACCTAGACTCGACGATGGAGTATCCTTCACCGATGTACTTAAACAGCCAACCCATAGCCAACCTCATTACAGTGGGAGCCAGTGGTCGAACAGATGATAGCAGTTTAGTGGCTGGGTTTTCAAACTATAGTTCGAGCATGGTAGACGTCTTTGCTCCCGGTTTTGACATCTGGTCCTGTGGTCCGGCCAATACATACAGGCCAGCCAGTGGCACCAGCATGGCTACTCCAATGGTGGCGGGCATTGCCGCCGTTCTGAAAACCTATTTTCCGGGGCTTCGGGCCGCTGACTTGAAGCGCATCATCCTGCAGTCGGCCGTGGTGTATCATACGCCGGTGCTGAAACCAGGTACCAAGCAGAAAGTCGATTTTGCCAGCTTGTCTAAAACGGGAGCCATTGTCAATCTGTATGAAGCCGTCAAGCTGGCGCTGAGCGAGGCTCAAAAAAATAAGGGGATGACTCGACGAAGGCTACAAGCTAAGTTTGACAAATATTAAAACTCCCTTGTCTCACTCAGGAAGGTTTGCTGAGATGAGGAAGGCTAACTAACGGCCCGGCTTTTCGGCTACCGCTTACCCAAGAGAGTGTGACTTAGCCCAGTAACCGGTAAGATGGGTAGCAAATAGGCCCAATGATACCAAGCTGGATACTCGCTCCAAACCGCCGTCAGTAA is a window of Spirosoma linguale DSM 74 DNA encoding:
- a CDS encoding peptidase S8 and S53 subtilisin kexin sedolisin (PFAM: peptidase S8 and S53 subtilisin kexin sedolisin~KEGG: hypothetical protein), with amino-acid sequence MKPALITFAVTSLCLLAIRSHAQNQPDQWHHLDPTTDKLIGISTQQAYQLLSNLPHKPTQPIIVAVIDGGIDTNHDDLKAILWHNPKEIADNHKDDDGNGYTDDVFGWNFMGNPDGRNYVHDQKEETRLYARLKPLYEGKNRENLPPRQLADYTLWARVKPYFERKRAEAQTNYRQDSLYLAEDLANVQTLKKAFGVSRLDSALLHSPPTTDTTLHKLAGRYYRGLTQMKLGTTDSLLARYTRYNAELKARVDYAYNLEANERALVGDKAGEFSQRHYGNANLTSPLDGHGTFHGSHVAGIIAADRTNKLGVNGIADQVRILSVRCIPDGDERDKDVANAIRYAVDNGAQIINMSFGKYFSPDKALVDEAMRYADKKGVLLVHAAGNDHLNLDSTMEYPSPMYLNSQPIANLITVGASGRTDDSSLVAGFSNYSSSMVDVFAPGFDIWSCGPANTYRPASGTSMATPMVAGIAAVLKTYFPGLRAADLKRIILQSAVVYHTPVLKPGTKQKVDFASLSKTGAIVNLYEAVKLALSEAQKNKGMTRRRLQAKFDKY